The following coding sequences are from one Diabrotica virgifera virgifera chromosome 2, PGI_DIABVI_V3a window:
- the LOC114332036 gene encoding uncharacterized protein LOC114332036, whose translation MSNSNDLLSTIPEPLQLVKTKQFDKSVSKVLGLQWEEKCDNFSFGLEIPSSTRCTKRNMLSLVARMFDPLGFLSPITLLLKIWIKTLWTLKVDWDSTVPKEIEIAWEKFQNEFHVLYKIQIPRHIAVTPNSSLSFVGFSDASAAGYAAIVYSRVVNFTGQVKVTLLYSQSKVSPMSKITLPRLELCGALLLSKLLSHAIETYSPRHNIDKNFALCDSMIVLNWIKSSEKNLKLFVQNRVVTIIHKMVPSQYWFFFLEVCFLIR comes from the coding sequence ATGTCGAACTCGAACGATCTACTATCGACAATTCCCGAACCCCTTCAATTGGTCAAAACCAAACAATTTGATAAGTCAGTCTCCAAAGTGTTAGGATTGCAATGGGAAGAAAAATGTGACAACTTTAGTTTTGGGTTAGAAATACCCTCATCGACCcgttgtacaaaaagaaacatgCTCTCACTTGTTGCTCGTATGTTTGATCCCTTGGGATTCCTATCTCCTATAACCCTCTTGCTTAAAATTTGGATAAAAACACTTTGGACTCTAAAGGTAGATTGGGATAGTACTGTACCAAAAGAAATCGAAATAGCATGGGAAAAGTTTCAAAATGAATTTCATGTTCTATACAAAATACAAATTCCACGCCATATAGCAGTTACACCTAATTCGTCGTTGTCTTTTGTAGGATTTTCAGATGCAAGTGCTGCTGGATATGCAGCCATTGTTTATTCCAGGGTTGTTAATTTTACAGGTCAAGTTAAAGTTACTTTACTGTACTCTCAATCTAAAGTATCTCCAATGTCTAAAATAACTCTTCCTCGATTAGAGCTTTGTGGAGCGCTTCTTCTCTCAAAGCTTCTTTCACATGCTATTGAAACTTATTCTCCTAGacataatattgataaaaattttgCCTTATGTGATTCCATGATTGTCTTAAATTGGATAAAGTCCTCAGAGAAAAATCTCAAATTATTTGTTCAAAATAGAGTTGTTACAATAATTCATAAGATGGTTCCGTCACAGTATTGGTTTTTTTTCCTCGAGGTTTGTTTCCTTATTCGTTAG